The Oxalobacteraceae bacterium OTU3CINTB1 genome includes a window with the following:
- a CDS encoding SRPBCC family protein: MAQAPKLELPKLEVSVNRVDAEARHMYEVDATATVAAPLPKVWRVLTGYERMSEFVPDLESCKVLSRNGNEVIIEQFGVARFLFMSKAIHLIVRATEQPMSSIEISLISGDMKHYESKWELVPVPETGGTRIVYSGRLLPNFYVPGILGSNMIRSDIEHMMSAVVARIERRDDAPKRGGVQATPAVPVTPPAQQAPAPAQPNQAR, translated from the coding sequence ATGGCACAAGCACCTAAGCTTGAACTACCCAAGCTGGAGGTCTCGGTCAATCGCGTGGACGCCGAAGCGCGGCACATGTATGAAGTGGACGCCACAGCGACGGTGGCGGCGCCACTGCCGAAGGTATGGCGCGTGCTGACGGGCTACGAGCGCATGTCGGAGTTCGTGCCGGACCTGGAATCGTGCAAGGTCCTGTCACGCAACGGTAACGAAGTGATCATCGAACAATTCGGCGTGGCGCGCTTTTTGTTCATGTCCAAGGCCATCCATCTGATCGTGCGGGCGACCGAGCAGCCGATGTCGTCGATCGAGATCTCGCTGATCTCCGGCGACATGAAGCACTACGAATCGAAATGGGAATTGGTGCCGGTGCCCGAAACCGGCGGCACCAGGATTGTCTACAGCGGCAGGCTGCTGCCGAATTTTTACGTACCGGGCATCCTGGGGTCGAACATGATCCGCAGCGACATCGAACATATGATGAGCGCCGTGGTGGCGCGCATCGAGCGCCGCGACGACGCGCCCAAACGCGGCGGCGTGCAGGCCACGCCGGCGGTCCCCGTCACGCCGCCGGCGCAGCAAGCACCGGCGCCGGCGCAGCCCAATCAGGCCAGGTAG
- a CDS encoding NADPH-dependent 2,4-dienoyl-CoA reductase → MTNTPYPHLLAPLDLGFTTLRNRVVMGSMHTGLEDRFYNYGKLAAFYRERARGGVGLIVTGGISPNRSGWLLPFGGTLNFKGDVHNHRRVTSAVHEEGGKILMQILHAGRYGYQPFVVSASDKKSPISPFKPRALTEAGIEQTIRDYARCAKLARAAGYDGIEVMGSEGYLLNQFLCARTNLRTDRWGGSIENRMRLPVEIVKRIRAEVGDDFIIMYRHSLLDLVDGGNTWEDVVAVAKALQHAGVTILNSGYGWHEARVPTIVTSVPRAAFAGIAGRLRLEVTIPVVASNRINMPAEAEGILQRGDADMISMARPFLADSHFVVKAAQGKADEINTCIGCNQACLDHTFSNKRASCLVNPRACHETELVYAKTARPRRVAVVGAGPAGLSAATVAAECGHDVTLFDSSDSVGGQFKIAMQIPGKEEFAETIRYFRRQIDLTGVKLSLGRRVTREQLIAEGYDEVVVATGIKVRRPPIEGIDHPKVLSYIDVLQNKAPVGRRVAIIGAGGIGFDVGEYLLHDPKHPLPLALDVWAREWGVGLKGDTPGGLVAPETPAPVRQLYLLQRKTSKLGAGLGKTSGWVHRAVLARNGVVMIAGVQYDRIDDQGLHITVGGEQRLLSVDNVVVCAGQDSLTELMPTEEEVKANPSWPRFRKIGGAALAAELDAKRAIKEGAELAAGL, encoded by the coding sequence ATGACAAACACACCATACCCCCATCTGCTGGCGCCCCTCGACCTGGGTTTCACGACGCTGCGCAACCGCGTCGTCATGGGATCGATGCACACCGGGCTTGAAGACCGCTTCTACAACTACGGCAAGCTCGCGGCCTTTTACCGCGAGCGCGCGCGCGGCGGCGTGGGGTTGATCGTCACCGGCGGTATTTCCCCCAACCGCTCCGGATGGTTGCTGCCCTTCGGCGGAACGCTCAACTTCAAGGGCGACGTCCACAATCACCGCCGCGTCACCAGCGCGGTGCACGAGGAGGGCGGCAAGATCCTGATGCAGATCCTGCACGCGGGGCGCTATGGGTATCAGCCGTTCGTGGTGTCGGCGTCGGACAAGAAATCGCCGATCTCGCCGTTCAAACCGCGCGCGCTGACGGAGGCCGGCATCGAGCAGACGATACGCGACTACGCCCGCTGCGCCAAGCTGGCACGCGCGGCGGGCTACGACGGCATCGAGGTGATGGGCAGCGAAGGCTATCTGCTTAACCAGTTCCTGTGCGCGCGCACCAACCTGCGCACCGACCGCTGGGGCGGCAGCATCGAGAACCGCATGCGGCTGCCGGTGGAAATCGTCAAGCGCATCCGCGCCGAAGTCGGTGATGACTTCATCATCATGTACCGCCATTCGCTGCTCGACCTGGTCGACGGCGGCAACACCTGGGAGGACGTGGTGGCGGTGGCCAAGGCGCTGCAGCACGCCGGCGTCACGATACTCAATAGCGGCTACGGCTGGCACGAGGCGCGCGTGCCGACCATCGTCACGTCGGTGCCGCGCGCGGCCTTCGCCGGCATTGCCGGCCGCCTGCGGCTGGAGGTGACGATACCGGTGGTGGCGTCGAACCGCATCAACATGCCGGCCGAGGCGGAAGGTATCCTGCAGCGCGGCGACGCCGACATGATTTCGATGGCGCGTCCCTTCCTGGCCGACTCGCACTTTGTCGTTAAGGCGGCGCAGGGCAAGGCCGACGAGATCAACACCTGCATCGGCTGCAACCAGGCCTGCCTCGATCACACCTTCTCCAACAAGCGCGCCAGCTGCCTGGTCAACCCGCGCGCCTGCCACGAGACGGAACTGGTATACGCGAAGACGGCCAGGCCGCGCCGCGTGGCGGTGGTCGGCGCCGGGCCGGCCGGATTGTCGGCGGCCACGGTGGCGGCCGAATGCGGCCACGATGTTACGCTGTTCGATTCCAGCGACAGTGTCGGCGGCCAGTTCAAGATCGCCATGCAGATTCCGGGCAAGGAGGAATTCGCCGAGACCATCCGCTACTTCCGCCGCCAGATCGATTTGACGGGCGTGAAGCTCAGCCTGGGCAGGCGCGTCACGCGCGAGCAGCTCATCGCCGAGGGCTACGACGAGGTGGTGGTCGCAACCGGCATCAAGGTGCGCCGTCCGCCGATCGAGGGCATCGATCATCCGAAGGTGCTGTCGTATATCGACGTGTTGCAGAACAAGGCGCCGGTCGGCAGGCGGGTGGCCATCATCGGCGCGGGCGGCATCGGCTTCGATGTCGGCGAATATCTGCTGCACGATCCGAAGCATCCGCTGCCGCTGGCGCTGGATGTCTGGGCCAGGGAATGGGGCGTTGGTTTGAAGGGCGATACGCCCGGTGGCTTGGTGGCGCCGGAAACGCCGGCGCCGGTGCGGCAGTTGTATCTGCTGCAGCGCAAGACGTCCAAGCTGGGGGCGGGGCTGGGCAAGACCTCGGGCTGGGTGCATCGCGCCGTCCTGGCGCGCAATGGCGTGGTGATGATCGCCGGCGTGCAGTACGACCGGATCGACGACCAGGGCCTGCACATCACGGTCGGCGGCGAGCAGCGCTTGCTGTCGGTCGATAACGTGGTGGTGTGCGCGGGTCAGGACAGCCTGACCGAGTTGATGCCGACGGAGGAGGAAGTGAAAGCGAATCCGTCGTGGCCGCGCTTCCGCAAGATCGGCGGCGCCGCGCTGGCGGCGGAGCTGGACGCCAAGCGCGCCATCAAGGAAGGAGCGGAGCTGGCGGCAGGCCTCTAG